One window of Dysidea avara chromosome 11, odDysAvar1.4, whole genome shotgun sequence genomic DNA carries:
- the LOC136239103 gene encoding uncharacterized protein — translation MKDIMVVVLISIVATTCAERIVIPGYEQTEEGTEFYVGFYQNRFGSIGEREAIPPILWVTTKENRRVRFFVSTVAGQLFTGFARPGQITYVPLTFKLIVFETNPGNPADKFKGIRINTNSNRKIVVYGQHEQLASNDGFLALPIITLPEGRLHEYMIASILGASSSDDLAIDSVALVIGTENNTRVTVCPTETVFSIDDRFFFGLPAVSTITINQFEALYLQIRQAPGDLTGTHIKANKPISVFSGHECGNVPGPKRPGPCDHLIEQIPPTDMWGNEVVTIPLRTRTGGDLIKVIAAQDSTSVNITRTDFGTGVVTADPSFTLNSGEFMELVISDYSLIQSNRPIGVFQFSRSWQTDNVRFSDPFMLYVPPCEQYRDSYAVATAPFDPSLEGTANPFRGPYVNYTNIAIPAAYFDITQLTINNAVPSAANFTPIRNADNTTWGYGAQLILDEGAQVISHSDDQSGFGVTMYGFSNQMSWGYTGGIGLAPIQIPRIEGTDVTVSESVGTAVVQLVRRGPIVDSVSVNVTTVDGSATAEMDYTTVLRTATFAAGKATTNISIPIRYDTILEESETLTVSLIPNPNVIILRNGSVTIEDDDGGCTILSLASEGAKVKGNNATITFSAEHIPVNDEIKFVCKLDRNMFESCTSPLVYHKMSVGRHRVVVRAECLGDRSSRKAQKITFRVRN, via the exons ATGAAGGATATTATGGTGGTAGTGTTGATCAGCATAGTAGCCACAACATGTGCTGAGCGTATAGTAATCCCAGGATATG AACAAACTGAAGAAGGAACTGAGTTTTATGTTGGATTTTATCAAAATCGATTTGGAAGTATTGGAGAGCGAGAAGCAATTCCTCCAATTCTTTGGGTCACCACTAAGGAAAACAGACGTGTTCGTTTCTTTGTTTCCACTGTAGCAGGACAGCTTTTCACTGGGTTTGCCAGACCTGGACAAATTACTTACGTACCTTTAACCTTTAAGTTGATTGTATTTGAGACTAACCCAGGTAATCCAGCTGATAAATTTAAAGGGATTCGTATCAACACAAATAGCAACAGGAAGATAGTAGTGTATGGTCAACATGAGCAATTAGCTTCCAATGATGGTTTTCTAGCACTCCCCATTATTACACTACCAGAAGGAAGGCTTCATGAGTATATGATAGCATCAATATTAGGAGCATCAAGTAGTGATGATCTTGCTATTGATAGTGTTGCATTAGTTATTGGCACTGAGAATAATACTAGGGTAACTGTCTGTCCTACAGAAACTGTTTTTTCTATTGATGATAGATTCTTTTTTGGACTGCCTGCTGTGTCTACAATTACTATTAATCAATTTGAGGCTTTGTATCTCCAGATTCGCCAGGCCCCTGGTGATCTAACTGGTACTCACATAAAAGCAAATAAACCAATTTCTGTGTTCAGTGGACATGAATGTGGCAATGTTCCTGGACCAAAACGGCCAGGACCCTGTGACCATCTAATTGAGCAGATTCCACCAACAGACATGTGGGGAAATGAAGTAGTCACAATTCCTTTGAGAACAAGAACAGGTGGTGATTTAATAAAGGTGATTGCTGCCCAGGACTCCACTTCAGTGAACATCACAAGAACTGACTTTGGTACTGGTGTAGTCACTGCTGATCCTAGCTTTACACTGAACTCTGGTGAATTTATGGAACTCGTTATTAGTGATTATAGTTTGATACAGTCAAATCGTCCTATTGGAGTGTTTCAGTTTAGTAGAAGTTGGCAAACAGACAATGTTAGGTTTTCTGATCCATTTATGTTGTATGTACCACCTTGTGAACagtatcgtgatagttatgctGTAGCTACTGCTCCATTTGATCCATCTCTTGAAGGAACTGCTAATCCATTCCGAGGACCCTATGTCAATTACACCAATATAGCAATACCAGCTGCATATTTTGATATTACTCAATTGACAATTAACAATGCAGTTCCAAGTGCTGCAAATTTCACACCAATCAGAAATGCTGACAACACCACCTGGGGCTATGGAGCACAACTAATACTTGATGAAGGAGCTCAGGTGATCAGTCATTCAGATGATCAATCAGGTTTTGGAGTGACAATGTATGGCTTTAGTAACCAGATGTCATGGGGATATACTGGAGGAATAGGCCTTGCCCCTATTCAAA TACCTAGGATTGAAGGTACTGATGTGACTGTATCAGAGAGTGTTGGTACTGCTGTGGTGCAACTTGTGAGAAGAGGACCAATTGTTGATAGTGTTTCAGTCAATGTAACAACAGTGGATGGGTCTGCTACAG CTGAGATGGACTACACAACTGTGTTACGGACAGCCACCTTTGCTGCAGGCAAAGCTACAACAAACATTAGCATACCAATCAGATATGACACAATACTAGAGGAAAGTGAAACCCTGACAGTGTCTCTTATTCCTAACCCAAATGTTATTATCCTACGGAATGGTAGTGTTACGATTGAAGATGATGATGGTG GTTGTACAATACTATCATTAGCCAGTGAGGGTGCTAAAGTGAAAGGAAACAATGCTACAATCACATTCTCAGCTGAACATATTCCAGTAAATGATGAAATAAAATTTGTCTGCAAGTTGGATCGAAACATGTTTGAATCCT GTACTAGTCCACTGGTTTACCACAAGATGAGTGTAGGGAGACATCGTGTTGTTGTGAGGGCTGAGTGTCTAGGTGATCGATCTTCAAGGAAAGCTCAGAAAATTACTTTCAGAGTTCGCAACTAA